One genomic segment of Pedobacter endophyticus includes these proteins:
- a CDS encoding SusC/RagA family TonB-linked outer membrane protein, protein MLKLSAVIWLLCACVLPAYSIKHDEGLYNKSFLWQQTTGTIQGAVTDEQGVSIPAVTVSVKNKSAKAVTDANGRYSISANANDVLVFNYVGFNRQEVAVANRLTVNVKLITSSEALTEVVVVGYGQQRRSSVTGSIATVNSAELTETPVPTVSQALIGKVAGVTSRAPDGRPGAEARLQIRNLGDPLYVIDGVPSGAQQFNNLNSEDIESLSILKDAAAAIYGLRASNGVVLVLTKKGGLNKENKINVNAYYGLQSLFRFPKAANAGDYVRALAEADINQNGTSVWTPEEVSKWQQGIPGYEGFDWSSYIKDYAPQSYININTTGGSQKTSYYLSLSRMDQDAVFEGYNFNRTNLQSNIETRIGQRLKAGIKINGKIEIRDLLGLPGDDDYFNALLGQFRNLPTEGPYANDNPDYPATNNNFATNYATFEYSGYNKTERRTLQTTFDLEYKFPVKGLTATGMYSFFYNNLLGNTYEKTYKTYTYNAAAGAYNVTGGQQNPYRSRDNGYIIDNVLRLQLNYSNSFGKHNVSAIAAMETQERVDKLFFVRSQPVSNEIDIINFFNELQAVSDRVTEEARAGFIFRANYDFDSKYLLEIGGRYDGSWRFPVGHRWGLFPFISGGWRISKAGFMQGEGIQKVITDLKLRASYGETGSEDNGVGAFAYLPGYNFGSGNAYLDGQLITGIAARGLPVTRLTWVKSAITNIALDFNLWKGKLGGSVEVFRRDLTGIPAPRYDVLLPIEVGFTAPSENLNANRTLGIEMALNHSGKSGELEYSVGVNATLARLRNVYTYKPRFGNSIDQYRNSVEDRWARINWGYEFIGQFQSQEQIANYPVDIDGQNNTTLLPGDFIYKDQNNDGVIDGLDERPNGYSEGNLPYLNFGLNSAFAYKGFDVQLNFAGATMQSRGRAAELKLPFQNDANSPDFLLNDRWHRENIFDVNSPWIPGTYPALKKSNNESNQRASSFWFRNTSYLRLRNVQLGYNLPQKWLKGAKISKIRIYANGFNLFSIDNLKDIGIDPETQLNTGLEYPSVRVYNLGANLTF, encoded by the coding sequence CATTAAACATGACGAGGGCCTATACAACAAATCATTTTTATGGCAACAAACAACAGGCACCATTCAGGGCGCTGTTACCGATGAACAAGGAGTTTCCATCCCTGCTGTAACCGTTAGCGTCAAAAACAAAAGTGCAAAAGCGGTTACCGATGCCAATGGGCGCTACAGCATATCTGCTAATGCTAATGATGTGCTGGTTTTTAACTACGTAGGTTTTAATCGCCAGGAAGTTGCCGTAGCCAATAGACTTACGGTTAACGTTAAGCTAATTACCTCGTCTGAAGCTTTAACAGAAGTGGTTGTGGTAGGTTATGGCCAACAGCGAAGAAGCAGTGTAACCGGATCCATCGCCACGGTAAACTCAGCAGAGTTAACAGAAACACCGGTGCCCACCGTTTCTCAGGCTTTAATTGGCAAGGTGGCAGGGGTAACGTCAAGGGCTCCAGATGGTAGGCCCGGTGCCGAAGCCCGTTTACAGATTCGAAACCTTGGCGACCCGCTTTATGTAATTGATGGCGTTCCATCAGGAGCACAACAATTCAATAACCTAAATTCAGAAGATATTGAAAGCCTCTCCATTTTAAAAGATGCTGCTGCGGCCATTTATGGGTTAAGAGCCTCAAACGGTGTGGTATTGGTACTAACAAAAAAAGGCGGGTTAAATAAGGAGAACAAAATTAATGTAAATGCCTATTACGGTTTACAAAGTTTATTCCGTTTCCCTAAAGCTGCCAATGCCGGCGATTACGTGAGGGCACTTGCCGAGGCAGATATCAACCAAAATGGTACATCTGTTTGGACGCCGGAAGAAGTAAGCAAGTGGCAGCAGGGCATTCCAGGTTATGAGGGGTTCGATTGGTCGAGCTATATAAAAGACTATGCCCCGCAATCTTATATCAATATTAACACCACCGGGGGCTCGCAGAAAACAAGCTATTATCTTTCCCTTTCACGTATGGATCAAGACGCCGTATTTGAGGGCTATAACTTTAACCGAACCAACTTACAAAGTAATATCGAAACTAGAATAGGGCAAAGGTTAAAGGCTGGAATAAAAATTAATGGCAAAATCGAAATCAGGGATTTACTGGGGCTGCCTGGCGATGATGACTACTTTAATGCCTTGCTGGGCCAGTTCAGAAATCTGCCCACCGAAGGGCCATACGCCAATGACAATCCCGACTATCCGGCTACCAATAATAATTTCGCTACCAATTATGCCACTTTCGAATATTCTGGCTATAACAAAACAGAACGACGCACGCTACAAACCACGTTCGACCTCGAATATAAATTTCCGGTAAAGGGGTTAACAGCAACTGGAATGTACTCCTTTTTTTACAATAATTTATTGGGAAATACTTACGAAAAAACTTACAAAACTTACACCTATAATGCGGCCGCCGGTGCTTATAACGTTACAGGTGGTCAGCAAAACCCTTATCGCTCTAGAGATAATGGGTATATCATCGATAATGTACTTCGCCTGCAGCTAAACTATTCCAATAGTTTTGGCAAGCACAATGTAAGTGCCATTGCTGCTATGGAAACTCAGGAAAGAGTAGATAAATTATTCTTTGTGCGATCTCAGCCCGTAAGTAATGAAATTGATATTATTAACTTTTTTAATGAGCTGCAGGCCGTGAGCGACCGGGTAACGGAAGAAGCGAGAGCCGGGTTTATTTTTCGTGCCAATTACGATTTCGACAGCAAATACCTGCTCGAAATTGGTGGGCGGTACGATGGATCGTGGCGTTTTCCTGTAGGCCACCGATGGGGCTTATTTCCTTTTATATCTGGCGGATGGAGAATTTCTAAAGCAGGTTTTATGCAGGGAGAAGGCATTCAAAAAGTAATTACAGATTTAAAACTACGGGCTTCTTATGGAGAAACTGGTAGCGAAGATAATGGGGTTGGCGCCTTTGCCTACCTTCCGGGGTATAATTTTGGATCGGGCAACGCTTATTTAGATGGCCAATTAATTACCGGTATAGCAGCCAGAGGTCTTCCGGTTACCAGATTAACCTGGGTAAAGAGTGCCATTACCAACATTGCCCTCGATTTTAATTTATGGAAAGGCAAGCTAGGTGGCTCTGTAGAGGTTTTCAGAAGAGATTTGACGGGCATACCTGCGCCACGGTATGATGTGCTTTTGCCCATTGAAGTGGGTTTTACAGCACCCAGCGAGAATTTAAATGCCAACAGAACTTTAGGCATTGAAATGGCCTTAAACCACTCGGGCAAAAGTGGCGAGCTCGAGTACAGCGTTGGCGTAAATGCCACCCTTGCAAGGTTAAGAAATGTGTACACGTACAAACCCCGATTCGGAAATTCCATCGATCAATACCGAAATTCGGTAGAAGATCGCTGGGCCCGCATCAACTGGGGATACGAATTTATCGGGCAGTTTCAATCGCAAGAGCAAATTGCAAATTACCCGGTTGATATTGATGGACAAAACAATACGACCTTATTGCCGGGCGATTTTATTTATAAAGATCAGAACAACGATGGTGTGATTGATGGGCTTGATGAACGACCAAACGGGTATAGCGAAGGTAACCTGCCTTACCTTAATTTTGGTTTAAACAGCGCTTTTGCTTACAAAGGGTTTGATGTACAGCTCAACTTTGCCGGTGCAACCATGCAAAGCCGTGGCCGTGCTGCCGAATTGAAACTGCCTTTTCAAAATGATGCAAACTCACCCGATTTTCTTTTAAACGATCGCTGGCACAGAGAGAATATCTTCGATGTAAATAGCCCCTGGATTCCCGGAACGTATCCGGCTTTAAAAAAATCCAATAACGAAAGCAACCAACGCGCTTCCAGTTTCTGGTTCAGAAATACTTCTTACTTACGGTTGAGAAATGTACAGCTGGGCTACAACTTGCCGCAAAAATGGCTTAAAGGTGCTAAAATCAGTAAAATCAGAATCTACGCAAATGGCTTTAACCTGTTTTCAATAGACAATTTAAAAGATATTGGAATCGATCCTGAAACTCAGCTCAATACGGGATTAGAATATCCATCTGTAAGGGTTTACAATCTGGGTGCCAACTTAACTTTCTAA